In one window of Mauremys reevesii isolate NIE-2019 linkage group 22, ASM1616193v1, whole genome shotgun sequence DNA:
- the IRF2BP1 gene encoding LOW QUALITY PROTEIN: interferon regulatory factor 2-binding protein 1 (The sequence of the model RefSeq protein was modified relative to this genomic sequence to represent the inferred CDS: inserted 2 bases in 2 codons): protein MAAVQASRRQWCYLCDLPKMPWAMIWDFSEAVCRGCVNFEGADRIEFLIETARQLKRSHAMQDARSPGPQAVKHAKDGGPLDRAGLERYERAXGPGDYTLXPRLPNGLARAEDGGPEGSRQSPTARRALMGPVPPSLGLMGAPQGLLAAVSGLGARGPSLGLAAASPLLGELGKARGPYGGEYEKEKQRNAECLAELSEALRGRAEEWHSKPKAVREQLLALSACAPFNVRFKKDHALVGRIFAFDAAPRPGYEFELKLFVEYPCGSGSVYAGVLALAKQMFHDCLKDPGKVISSGYKYLEYEKRHGTGDWRLLGELFTEGVRFFRDPPAPEALPQQFLDSSCAMLPSALVRAMPPRAVMRRRKASPEPEGEGGAVGKLTGEEQQQRQNWLPQGSAGIYSPGMAHLAAPAGQAPGPEGALRNDPSPITALKNVADALGAGQSPKDANPVHSTTARQNSASPASPAASAQHRLVPRNSEPGQASSSSSSSSGAHSAGGTDSAGAQSTPDSSGGPSSAPLCCTICHERLEDTHFVQCPSVPSHKFCFPCSRDFIKAQGAAGEVYCPSGEKCPLAGSNVPWAFMQGEIATILAGDVRVKKERDP from the exons ATGGCCGCGGTGCAGGCGTCCCGCCGGCAGTGGTGCTATTTGTGCGACCTGCCCAAGATGCCGTGGGCCATGATCTGGGATTTCAGCGAGGCCGTGTGCCGGGGCTGCGTGAACTTCGAAGGGGCCGATCGCATCGAGTTCCTCATCGAGACGGCGCGGCAGCTGAAGCGCAGCCACGCCATGCAGGACGCCCGCTCGCCGGGGCCCCAGGCCGTCAAGCATGCCAAGGACGGAGGGCCCCTGGACCGGGCCGGGCTGGAGCGCTACGAGCGGG CGGGGCCTGGCGACTACACCC AGCCCCGGTTGCCCAACGGCCTGGCCCGGGCGGAGGACGGGGGGCCCGAAGGCAGCCGGCAGAGCCCCACCGCCCGGCGGGCGCTGATGGGCCCCGTGCCGCCCAGCCTGGGACTGATGGGGGCGCCGCAGGGCTTGCTGGCCGCCGTGTCGGGGCTGGGGGCCCGGGGCCCCAGCCTGGGCTTGGCGGCCGCCTCGCCCCTCCTGGGGGAGCTGGGCAAGGCGCGGGGCCCCTACGGCGGCGAGTACGAGAAGGAGAAGCAGCGCAACGCGGAGTGCCTGGCCGAGCTGAGCGAGgccttgcggggccgggcggaggAGTGGCACAGCAAGCCCAAGGCGGTGCGGGAGCAGCTGCTGGCCCTCTCGGCCTGCGCCCCCTTCAACGTGCGCTTCAAGAAGGACCACGCGCTGGTGGGGCGCATCTTCGCCTTCGACGCCGCCCCCCGGCCCGGCTACGAGTTCGAGCTGAAGCTCTTCGTCGAGTACCCATGCGGCTCGGGCAGCGTCTACGCCGGCGTCCTCGCCTTGGccaagcagatgttccacgaCTGCCTCAAGGACCCCGGCAAGGTGATCTCCTCCGGCTACAAGTACCTGGAGTACGAGAAGCGGCATGGCACCGGGGACTGGCGCCTGCTGGGGGAGCTCTTCACTGAGGGCGTCCGGTTCTTCCGGGACCCCCcggcccccgaggccctgccccagcaGTTCCTAGACAGCAGCTGTGCCATGCTGCCCAGCGCCCTGGTGCGGGCCATGCCGCCCCGGGCCGTCATGCGGCGCCGCAAGGCCTCCCCGGAGCCGGAGGGCGAGGGGGGCGCGGTGGGGAAGCTGACgggtgaggagcagcagcagaggcagaactgGCTTCCCCAAGGGTCAGCTGGGATCTACTCGCCAGGCATGGCCCACCTTGCCGCGCCGGCCGGCCAGGCCCCCGGGCCCGAGGGCGCCCTGCGCAACGACCCCTCGCCCATCACCGCGCTGAAGAACGTCGCCGACGCCCTGGGAGCTGGGCAGTCGCCGAAGGACGCCAACCCCGTCCACTCCACCACGGCCCGGCAAAACAGCGCCAGCCCTGCCTCGCCCGCCGCCTCGGCCCAGCACCGGCTGGTCCCGCGCAACAGCGAGCCCGGGCAGGCGTCttcctcgtcctcctcttcctccggCGCCCACTCGGCCGGCGGCACCGACTCGGCCGGCGCCCAGAGCACCCCCGACTCCTCGGGCggccccagcagtgcccccctgtgctgcaccatctgccacgAGCGGCTGGAAGACACCCACTTCGTGCAGTGCCCGTCGGTGCCCAGCCACAAGTTCTGCTTCCCTTGTTCCCGCGATTTCATCAAAGCCCAGGGGGCGGCCGGCGAAGTCTATTGCCCCAGCGGGGAAAAGTGCCCCCTGGCCGGCTCCAACGTGCCCTGGGCCTTCATGCAGGGAGAAATCGCCACCATCTTGGCCGGAGACGTCAGAGTCAAAAAGGAGCGGGATCCGTGA
- the LOC120388727 gene encoding myb-related transcription factor, partner of profilin codes for MPGDAEEITRLRKPRFSYEENQILIQEVRAHYTKLYGTQSRQVTVAERRRVWEGIAAKINAITSWKRTGQEVQKRWNDFKRRTKEKLARVPHSTQGAGGAAASEETFSAEEETIFAILGPSVVMGPGGAEQHPTAFTHRYHHGSETLAGGKVSSSPEPSVQPPCCALDGLLLRPKERDSPAPPSAEHSLQIVRLAPSPAGLGRRPHPGHSPTEQPCREQLPGSPPPRRRRPRPEPPPEPSLDLLAAQRETAEAIRDLTYTVHHSLDRLTNMVAALLPLLPAQGPGLGAARGGLFHQQAPISSPLPAPPSKSPLPAETFATKVETPPEPAENVGQSQGDLPAEAPPCRSSPPLKRRKGIPTRKRRGRWKNL; via the exons ATGCCCGGGGACGCCGAGGAGATCACCCGTCTGCGCAAGCCCCGCTTCTCCTACGAGGAGAACCAGATCCTCATCCAGGAGGTGCGCGCCCACTACACCAAGCTGTACGGCACCCAGAGCCGGCAGGTGACGGTGGCCGAGCGCCGGCGCGTCTGGGAGGGCATCGCCGCCAAGATCAACGCCATCACCAGCTGGAAGCGGACGGGCCAGGAGGTGCAGAAGCGCTGGAATGACTTCAAGCGACGCACCAAGGAGAAGCTGGCGCGggtgccccactccacccagggcgctgggggagcagctgccAGTGAGGAGACCTTCTCAGCAGAGGAGGAAACCATCTTTGCCATCCTGGGGCCCAGCGTGGTGATGGGGCCTGGTGGGGCGGAGCAGCACCCCACAGCCTTCACCCACAGATACCACCATGGTTCTG AGACGCTGGCCGGGGGCAAGGTCtcctccagccccgagccctcgGTCCAGCCCCCGTGTTGCGCCCTGGACGGGCTCCTGCTGCGGCCCAAGGAGCGCGACTCACCGGCGCCCCCCTCAGCTGAGCACTCTCTGCAAATCGTGCGGCTGGCCCCCTCGCCAGCCGGGCTGGGCCGCCGGCCCCACCCAGGACACTCGCCCACGGAGCAGCCATGCAGGGAGCAGCTCCCAGGCTCCCCGCCTCCCCGCCGCCGGCGCCCGCGCCCTGAGCCGCCTCCGGAGCCCTCGCTGGATCTCCTGGCTGCCCAGCGGGAGACGGCCGAGGCCATCCGCGACCTGACCTACACCGTGCACCACAGCCTGGACCGTCTCACCAACATGGTAgccgccctcctgcccctcctcccggcccagggacccggCTTGGGCGCCGCCCGGGGGGGCCTCTTCCACCAGCAGGcgcccatcagctccccactgccagcgCCCCCCAGCAAGAGCCCACTCCCTGCCGAGACCTTCGCCACCAAGGTGGAAACGCCACCTGAGCCGGCGGAGAATGTGGGACAATCCCAAGGGGACCTCCCCGCCGAGGCACCCCCATGCCGCAGCTCCCCACCACTGAAGCGAAGGAAGGGAATCCCCACTCGGAAGCGTAGGGGGCGCTGGAAGAATCTGTGA